One Rhizobiales bacterium GAS188 DNA window includes the following coding sequences:
- a CDS encoding dihydrofolate synthase / folylpolyglutamate synthase: protein MKLPSDALLQRLLVLHARKMDLSLGRLERLLADLGDPHLHLPPVIHVGGTNGKGSTIAFMRATLEAAGLAVHVHTSPHLVRFHERIRLGRKGAPGELIGEEELVSALERCERLNAGRDISFFEITTAATFLLFARHPADVVLLEVGLGGRGDATNVIRSPVATVITPIGLDHQEWLGSTLADIAQEKAGIFKRGAPAVIAPQDYPEAEAVLRREAERSAARLVLGREDFHVREENGRLVFEDEDGLLDLPLPRLPGRHQQINAATAIAALRAAKLAPLGGHEFERGLSTAEWPARLQRLSKGKLVALAPAGAELWLDGGHNPDGGRVLAAAMGDLEHQSPRPLVMIAAMLSSKDAAGFLRPFHGLASELLAVPLLASTTGRPAGQLAELAREAGLKAEEAPGIEAALERLSARAWPVPPRILLAGSLYFAGEVLEVNGTPPR from the coding sequence ATGAAGCTGCCCTCGGACGCCCTGCTGCAACGCCTGCTGGTGCTGCATGCCCGCAAGATGGACCTGTCGCTCGGGCGGCTCGAGCGCCTGCTCGCGGATCTCGGCGACCCGCATCTGCACCTGCCTCCCGTCATCCATGTCGGCGGCACCAACGGCAAGGGCTCGACTATCGCCTTCATGCGCGCGACGCTCGAGGCGGCAGGCCTCGCCGTGCATGTGCATACCTCTCCGCATCTCGTGCGCTTCCATGAGCGCATCCGGCTCGGACGCAAGGGCGCCCCGGGAGAGCTGATCGGCGAGGAGGAGCTGGTCTCGGCCCTCGAGCGTTGCGAGCGCCTCAATGCCGGCCGCGACATCAGCTTCTTCGAGATCACCACGGCCGCGACCTTCCTGCTCTTTGCCCGTCATCCCGCCGATGTGGTGCTTCTCGAAGTCGGCCTCGGCGGTCGGGGTGATGCCACCAATGTGATCAGATCACCCGTAGCGACCGTGATCACGCCGATCGGGCTCGATCATCAGGAATGGCTCGGATCGACGCTCGCCGACATCGCCCAGGAGAAAGCCGGCATCTTCAAGCGCGGCGCGCCTGCGGTCATCGCGCCCCAGGACTATCCGGAGGCCGAGGCGGTGCTGCGCCGGGAAGCCGAACGCAGCGCCGCCAGGCTGGTGCTGGGCCGCGAGGATTTCCATGTGCGCGAGGAGAATGGCCGCTTGGTCTTCGAGGATGAGGACGGCCTCCTCGACCTGCCATTGCCGCGCCTGCCCGGCCGCCATCAGCAGATCAATGCCGCGACCGCGATTGCGGCGCTGAGGGCGGCGAAACTCGCCCCCCTCGGCGGACATGAATTCGAGCGCGGCCTCAGCACGGCCGAATGGCCGGCGCGGCTGCAGCGGCTGAGCAAGGGCAAGCTCGTGGCGCTGGCTCCGGCCGGCGCCGAGCTCTGGCTCGATGGCGGTCATAATCCCGACGGCGGACGGGTGCTGGCGGCCGCCATGGGGGATCTCGAGCATCAATCGCCGCGCCCGCTGGTGATGATCGCAGCCATGCTGTCGAGCAAGGATGCGGCGGGCTTCCTGCGGCCCTTCCACGGGCTCGCCTCCGAGCTTCTGGCCGTGCCGCTGCTGGCGAGCACTACGGGACGCCCGGCGGGCCAGCTCGCCGAATTGGCGCGCGAGGCCGGATTGAAGGCGGAGGAAGCACCGGGCATCGAGGCGGCGCTCGAGAGGCTGAGCGCGCGCGCCTGGCCGGTGCCGCCGCGCATCCTGCTCGCCGGCTCGCTCTATTTCGCCGGAGAGGTGCTCGAGGTCAACGGCACGCCGCCTCGTTGA
- a CDS encoding outer membrane immunogenic protein, whose translation MKKFLMATTALAMFGVGAASAADLPSRKGPPIAPVYVPPAFTWTGFYVGVNAGYGWANNSKNNVLPAGAIPIGGFFPTSSSNNGGFVGGGQAGYNYQLTPGQGFVLGAEADIDYVGISKKRNNSVPFTLATTPGTTFFPGTSGSGSSSSGYLGTVRARVGYAFDRFLVYGTGGLAYGDIGRNSNRGLTAVTAAGATSPITGLNLGVPQTAFLGSSSNSSSNIGWTIGGGLEYAVWQNWTVKAEYLYYNLGSKKNNAVLPFVVANRKNSDNDGSIVRVGVNYKFW comes from the coding sequence ATGAAGAAGTTTCTTATGGCGACGACGGCGCTCGCCATGTTCGGCGTCGGCGCCGCTTCGGCCGCCGATCTGCCGTCGCGCAAAGGCCCCCCGATTGCTCCGGTCTATGTGCCGCCGGCATTCACCTGGACGGGTTTCTATGTTGGTGTGAACGCCGGCTATGGCTGGGCAAACAACAGCAAGAACAACGTTCTTCCTGCCGGCGCCATCCCGATCGGCGGCTTCTTCCCGACCAGCAGCAGCAACAATGGCGGGTTCGTCGGTGGCGGCCAGGCCGGCTACAACTATCAGCTCACGCCGGGCCAGGGCTTCGTGCTCGGTGCCGAAGCCGATATCGACTATGTCGGCATCAGCAAGAAGCGGAACAACTCCGTTCCCTTCACCCTCGCGACCACCCCCGGCACCACCTTCTTCCCGGGCACCAGCGGCAGCGGTAGCAGCAGCAGCGGCTATCTCGGCACGGTGCGGGCCCGCGTCGGCTATGCTTTCGATCGCTTCCTCGTCTACGGGACCGGCGGTCTCGCTTACGGCGATATCGGCCGCAACAGCAACCGTGGCCTCACTGCCGTGACGGCCGCCGGCGCCACGAGCCCCATCACGGGCCTCAACTTGGGCGTTCCGCAGACCGCCTTCCTCGGCTCCTCGAGCAACTCGAGCAGCAACATCGGCTGGACGATCGGTGGCGGTCTCGAATACGCCGTGTGGCAGAACTGGACGGTCAAGGCCGAGTATCTCTACTACAACCTCGGCAGCAAGAAGAACAACGCGGTGTTGCCCTTCGTGGTCGCCAACCGCAAGAACAGCGACAACGACGGCAGCATCGTCCGCGTCGGCGTGAACTACAAGTTCTGGTAA
- a CDS encoding Glycosyltransferase involved in cell wall bisynthesis, translating into MRPAIWRNPPYGANAVLMPPLSVFIIALNEADRLPQVLEALGDLVDDIVVVDSGSDDGTQDVARRFGARVIEHAFPGYGPQKRFAEGECRHPWLLNLDADEVISPALRAEIAKLFASGEPAADAYEIAIHEVFPGEDEPHPFGYALAPVRLYRRDKGSYNPSPVHDRVDLVPGAKVARLKGRIRHISVRSLGHQLEKLNVYTDAQVRDLEARGIRVTTLRVFLEFPGAFLKAYFGRRHCLRGIYGFMTAMNFAFYRYLRVAKALERRRLREKGIEPQ; encoded by the coding sequence TTGCGCCCCGCCATTTGGCGCAACCCGCCCTATGGCGCAAATGCGGTGCTCATGCCTCCTCTCTCCGTCTTCATCATCGCCCTGAACGAGGCGGACCGCCTGCCGCAGGTGCTCGAAGCGCTGGGCGATCTCGTCGACGATATCGTGGTGGTCGATTCAGGCTCCGATGACGGCACGCAGGACGTGGCGCGTCGCTTCGGGGCCCGCGTGATCGAGCATGCCTTTCCGGGCTATGGTCCCCAGAAGCGTTTCGCCGAAGGGGAGTGCCGTCATCCCTGGCTCCTCAATCTCGATGCCGACGAGGTGATCTCGCCGGCCTTGCGGGCCGAGATCGCCAAGCTGTTCGCCTCGGGCGAGCCGGCGGCCGACGCCTATGAGATTGCCATCCACGAGGTCTTTCCGGGCGAGGACGAGCCGCATCCTTTCGGCTATGCACTGGCACCCGTCAGGCTCTACCGGCGCGATAAGGGCAGCTACAATCCTTCGCCCGTGCATGACCGGGTCGATCTCGTGCCGGGGGCCAAGGTGGCGCGGCTCAAGGGCCGCATCCGCCACATCTCGGTACGCTCGCTCGGCCACCAGCTCGAGAAGCTCAACGTCTATACCGATGCCCAGGTGCGCGACCTCGAAGCGCGCGGCATCCGCGTGACCACCTTGCGCGTCTTCCTGGAATTCCCCGGCGCCTTCCTCAAAGCCTATTTCGGCCGCCGGCATTGCCTGCGCGGCATCTACGGCTTCATGACGGCCATGAACTTCGCCTTCTATCGCTATCTGCGCGTCGCCAAGGCGCTGGAGCGCCGTCGACTGCGGGAGAAGGGCATCGAGCCGCAATGA
- a CDS encoding acetyl-CoA carboxylase carboxyl transferase subunit beta: MNWITTVVRPKIRSLLRRETTENLWIKCPETGQLVFHKDVEANLWVIPGSNHHMRVTAAQRLSITLDPGSQEDVPLPEVPLDPLRFRDEKRYTDRLKEAKAKTGLQDAIKVVRGTLESLPVTVAVQDFHFMGGSLGMAAGEAIITAVEAAMARRTPLILFASGGGMRMQEGILSLMQMPRTTVAVRKLREARLPYIVVLTDPTTGGVTASYAMLGDVHVAEPGALIAFAGPRVIEQTIREKLPDGFQKAEYLKEHGMVDMVVPRGEMRATLARLCRLLMHAPRPVMLPAADEQILAAVAE, encoded by the coding sequence ATGAACTGGATCACGACGGTGGTGCGCCCGAAGATCCGCAGCCTGCTGCGGCGGGAGACCACGGAGAATTTGTGGATCAAATGCCCGGAAACGGGCCAGCTGGTGTTCCACAAGGATGTCGAGGCCAATCTCTGGGTCATTCCGGGCTCGAACCACCATATGCGCGTCACTGCGGCGCAGCGCCTGTCGATCACGCTCGATCCGGGCTCGCAGGAGGATGTGCCGCTCCCGGAAGTGCCGCTCGATCCGCTGCGTTTCCGCGACGAGAAGCGCTATACCGATCGCCTCAAGGAGGCCAAGGCCAAGACCGGCCTCCAGGATGCCATCAAGGTGGTGCGCGGCACGCTCGAGAGCCTGCCGGTCACGGTCGCGGTCCAGGATTTCCACTTCATGGGCGGCTCGCTCGGCATGGCGGCCGGCGAAGCGATCATCACGGCCGTCGAGGCCGCGATGGCGCGCCGCACCCCGCTCATCCTGTTCGCGAGCGGCGGTGGAATGCGCATGCAGGAGGGCATCTTGTCGCTCATGCAGATGCCGCGCACCACAGTCGCCGTGCGCAAGCTGCGCGAGGCGAGGCTGCCCTATATCGTGGTGCTGACCGATCCGACGACCGGCGGCGTGACGGCCTCCTATGCGATGCTCGGAGATGTGCATGTCGCCGAGCCCGGCGCCCTGATTGCCTTCGCGGGGCCGCGCGTCATCGAGCAGACCATCCGCGAGAAGCTGCCGGACGGTTTCCAGAAGGCCGAATATCTCAAGGAGCACGGCATGGTCGACATGGTGGTGCCGCGCGGCGAGATGCGGGCGACCCTGGCGCGCCTGTGCCGATTGCTGATGCATGCGCCGCGACCGGTGATGCTGCCCGCCGCGGACGAGCAGATTCTGGCCGCGGTCGCCGAATAG
- a CDS encoding NAD(P)-dependent dehydrogenase, short-chain alcohol dehydrogenase family, with translation MTDFGQGSAKSALVTGGARRIGRAIVESLAKAGYGVAIHCLGSRREAQALAAGIVAAGGRAQVIGADLAAPDEVARIVPEAVSALGPLSLLVNNASVFEEDDITTLEPGRFDRHMAINLRAPLLLARDFARQVKSAQQAKSAQQGMSASRPAIVNIVDQRVLKQDPRCFSYALAKSALWSATRSMAQALAPAIRVNAVAPGPTFPNPRDGEAGLKREAAATLLGLQVAPEAIAAAVLYLAEARHVTGQTLAVDSGQHLNWLTPDVTATLR, from the coding sequence ATGACCGATTTCGGCCAAGGTTCGGCGAAATCAGCCCTCGTGACCGGGGGGGCGCGCCGCATCGGGCGCGCCATCGTCGAGAGCCTGGCCAAGGCTGGCTACGGAGTTGCGATCCATTGCCTCGGCTCGCGTCGCGAGGCGCAGGCGCTGGCGGCCGGGATCGTCGCGGCCGGCGGGCGGGCGCAGGTGATCGGCGCCGATCTCGCAGCGCCAGACGAAGTTGCCCGCATCGTGCCCGAGGCCGTGAGCGCGCTCGGCCCCTTGAGCCTTCTCGTCAACAACGCCTCGGTCTTCGAGGAGGATGACATTACGACGCTCGAGCCCGGCCGCTTCGACCGCCATATGGCGATCAATCTGCGCGCCCCGCTGCTGCTGGCGCGCGATTTCGCGCGGCAGGTCAAGTCCGCGCAGCAAGCCAAGTCCGCGCAGCAAGGCATGTCGGCCTCGCGCCCGGCGATCGTCAATATCGTCGATCAGCGCGTGCTCAAGCAAGATCCGCGCTGCTTCTCCTACGCGCTCGCCAAATCGGCGCTGTGGTCGGCGACGCGCAGCATGGCGCAGGCGCTGGCTCCGGCGATCCGCGTCAATGCGGTCGCGCCCGGCCCGACCTTCCCCAATCCGCGCGACGGCGAGGCGGGCCTCAAGCGCGAGGCTGCCGCGACACTGCTCGGCCTGCAAGTGGCGCCCGAGGCCATCGCTGCGGCCGTGTTGTATCTCGCCGAAGCCCGGCATGTGACGGGCCAGACGCTCGCTGTCGATTCCGGGCAGCATCTCAACTGGCTGACGCCCGACGTCACGGCCACGCTGCGCTGA